In Candidatus Defluviibacterium haderslevense, the following are encoded in one genomic region:
- a CDS encoding translocation/assembly module TamB domain-containing protein has product MLEKQEKKYQQQILRRFKGLLRGMGLILFILSLIFIVGFFLLSSSRIQDWSKNQLLVYLSTKIQNKFELGQVEIDLFHGGVITNLIIYDHHHDTLLYAAKVNVNFKKDLSSLFKNELSISDVILDQGVFKIISYQGEEYNSLNWFIKHISKTKSSSASNPFKFSLQSVLLKSFHHYRDRQGSGIKEHYYVSTGEIEVNKLNFNANYLELKNVKANHAVVEIKHYAVQPLTPKKIISIVQDTSYYCSNPFIVYCHHAEVEESAFYLNKSLTNEDLDTSMPYVDFNHFFVNHINTKLESFLFNDLNFEGQLKTFNAKINNQFNIQSFSVGQFNVNDKKASIEQFELKTDHSWIRDSLYLSYSKYTDFKSFNDKIYIDHYAHDARIAILDIQYFSKALTNNKFFITNRNESLNYSGRVLGKINGLKFIDFTANIGSEFEFTGDISSRNLTKKGNELLNIRINKLKTSLPFISTIIPGLKMPDLYNKIGKFQFVGAFDGYFEDFVSYGLFETELGNVRSDLRLNLRPGKEKATFSGSISLEHFALGSLLNIKDLKEVSLRAQIRNGTGLTIDKLSADLEANFQSISFRHYIYRNASFNGKVNQNLLDGEVKIKDTNLDLVFNGKLSNLKDNPSFVFDMKINKADLKALNLTQESYIVSADISSDFKSLELDKVRGEIKLEKAMIYDYAKNRILNLGSISINQNRKDAKSHLLIDSDPLHVDLLGDYKLKSLFNVIMTHFDHNYHDVLSTIKIPFEEDHSIADFNLSIQGKSINRIFLFFDIPIKLNTVNLELTHDGNANVQNIKGDLPELIVNDIKFVNGNINLVSKNSVLNSQFNFESIYFKQNKLFTAISISPKIENNKLSTTLFAMDSTGVKPAYDLGFIIDFFSDHKLVYMDRNALMIQGLQWFVNPEAKLDLFEKGFKITNFEVSDTIRSIRVEDINQSGIKLIAENFNLSFLNTFIYNKSVRMEGFFNSEIIVPSLKTLKDITGQISISNYRINANNYGRINLAFELKDPYKPLEITIENNYKECYLTGQGTLNLPLVSNYTLPKFDFHFDFKTSGFPISFLENFMTSISKTKGTLQGNMSLDFKDRILTSNGVLEAQRGSTKINYLNTEYTFDKEEVIFKEDEFVFKNTTIYDELKNPIAVNGTIRHENFKRFFMDVELTANQALVLNTKKGDNIYFYGYGILDFVSTFKGPTWSMDMNIIGKSKKGSKLVIPMRYDQDAGDTKFVRFKHKNANEFIATKVNQSIKGLSVKMNIEITEEAEISIVFDELTGDILRSNGRGNLQIAALRDNTFTIKGNYEVVQGQYLFTLFNFVNKPFKLKRGGTILWSGDPLDADINLEASYEGLNVSPSILLQEYLTTDVQREEARRRTKVDLTMILTGSLLKPDINFRLGFPELTGTLKNLSENKVRELEQNPDELNQQVAALVALRTFIGAKDVGVGSIGKTTINTMSEFLSNQLSVFVSSLLSEAFEGVDFISGIDVNVLYDQADATSLTQSTGNDVAVNFQSRLWDDKLAVTLGGNYNSAPTTLKSNYFNPETVIEWNTPIPGLKLRVYYKGVDSIEGVKHKVGSGITYRKEFDSLGDFKNGIKNQRDNRKNKKL; this is encoded by the coding sequence ATGCTTGAAAAACAAGAAAAAAAGTATCAACAACAAATACTCAGAAGATTCAAAGGTCTACTGCGTGGTATGGGTTTGATATTATTCATTTTAAGCTTAATCTTTATAGTTGGTTTTTTTTTGTTGAGCTCCTCAAGAATTCAGGATTGGTCAAAAAATCAACTATTGGTCTACCTCAGTACAAAAATTCAAAATAAATTCGAATTGGGCCAGGTTGAAATTGATTTATTTCATGGTGGCGTTATTACAAATTTGATCATTTATGATCATCATCATGATACTTTATTATATGCAGCCAAGGTTAATGTAAATTTTAAAAAGGATCTAAGCTCATTATTTAAAAATGAATTGTCTATCAGCGATGTCATTTTAGATCAAGGCGTATTTAAAATAATATCTTATCAAGGTGAAGAATATAATAGTTTGAACTGGTTTATTAAACACATCTCTAAAACTAAATCATCAAGTGCATCTAATCCATTTAAATTTAGTTTGCAATCGGTCCTGTTGAAATCATTCCACCACTATAGGGATAGACAAGGATCCGGAATTAAAGAACATTATTATGTTTCAACGGGCGAAATAGAGGTTAATAAATTAAATTTCAATGCGAATTATTTGGAATTGAAGAATGTTAAAGCGAACCATGCAGTTGTGGAAATTAAACATTATGCAGTTCAGCCATTAACACCAAAGAAGATTATTTCAATAGTTCAAGATACATCTTACTATTGTTCTAATCCATTTATTGTATATTGTCATCATGCAGAAGTTGAGGAAAGTGCTTTTTATCTGAATAAAAGCCTGACCAATGAAGATTTGGATACTTCAATGCCCTATGTTGATTTTAATCACTTTTTTGTTAATCATATAAACACAAAATTGGAATCTTTTTTGTTTAATGATCTAAATTTTGAAGGACAATTAAAAACCTTTAATGCTAAGATTAATAACCAGTTTAATATTCAATCCTTTAGTGTCGGTCAATTCAATGTTAATGATAAAAAAGCAAGTATTGAACAATTTGAATTAAAGACTGATCATTCTTGGATTCGGGATAGCTTATATTTGAGCTATTCCAAATATACAGATTTCAAATCATTCAATGATAAAATTTATATTGATCATTATGCACATGATGCGCGTATTGCTATTTTAGATATTCAGTATTTTTCCAAAGCCTTGACGAATAATAAATTTTTTATTACCAACAGGAACGAATCTTTAAATTATTCGGGAAGGGTGTTAGGTAAAATAAATGGTCTAAAATTTATTGATTTTACTGCCAACATAGGATCAGAATTTGAATTTACAGGTGATATTAGTTCCAGAAATTTAACTAAGAAGGGAAATGAATTATTAAATATAAGAATTAATAAATTAAAAACCTCCTTGCCCTTTATATCTACTATTATCCCTGGATTAAAAATGCCTGATTTGTATAATAAGATAGGTAAGTTTCAATTTGTAGGTGCATTTGATGGTTACTTTGAAGATTTTGTTTCATATGGTTTATTTGAAACGGAACTAGGAAATGTCAGATCTGACTTAAGACTTAATCTAAGACCTGGAAAAGAAAAGGCAACTTTCAGTGGATCCATAAGTTTAGAACATTTTGCTCTAGGTTCTTTATTAAATATTAAGGACTTGAAGGAAGTTAGTTTAAGAGCACAAATTAGAAATGGTACAGGATTAACTATAGATAAATTGAGTGCAGACTTGGAAGCTAATTTTCAATCCATTAGTTTTAGACATTATATTTATCGAAACGCAAGTTTTAATGGAAAGGTAAATCAAAATTTATTAGATGGTGAAGTCAAAATAAAAGATACCAATCTGGATTTAGTGTTTAATGGTAAATTGAGTAATTTAAAAGATAATCCAAGTTTTGTTTTTGATATGAAAATCAACAAAGCGGATCTTAAGGCATTAAATTTGACCCAAGAGTCTTATATTGTTTCTGCAGATATTTCTTCTGACTTTAAGAGTTTGGAGTTGGATAAAGTTAGAGGGGAAATCAAATTGGAAAAGGCCATGATCTATGATTATGCAAAAAATCGAATCTTGAATTTAGGGTCAATTAGTATAAATCAAAACAGGAAGGATGCTAAGTCTCATTTACTAATTGATTCAGATCCTCTTCATGTGGATTTATTAGGAGATTATAAATTAAAGAGTTTATTCAATGTAATCATGACCCATTTTGATCACAATTATCATGATGTGTTATCAACGATTAAAATTCCTTTCGAAGAAGATCATTCTATAGCTGATTTTAATCTCAGCATTCAGGGAAAGTCAATTAATAGAATTTTTCTATTTTTTGACATTCCAATAAAATTGAATACAGTTAATCTTGAATTGACTCATGATGGAAATGCAAATGTGCAAAATATTAAAGGAGATTTACCTGAATTAATTGTAAATGATATCAAGTTTGTTAATGGTAACATTAATCTTGTGTCAAAGAATAGTGTTTTAAATAGTCAATTTAATTTTGAATCTATTTACTTTAAACAAAATAAATTATTTACTGCGATAAGCATATCACCAAAAATTGAGAATAATAAATTATCAACGACATTATTTGCCATGGACTCCACAGGTGTCAAACCTGCCTATGATCTCGGTTTTATTATTGATTTTTTTAGTGACCATAAATTGGTATATATGGATCGAAATGCGCTAATGATTCAGGGTTTACAATGGTTTGTGAATCCAGAAGCTAAACTAGATCTTTTCGAAAAAGGTTTTAAAATTACAAATTTCGAAGTAAGTGATACCATTAGATCTATTCGAGTGGAAGATATCAATCAATCAGGTATTAAATTGATAGCTGAAAACTTTAATCTTTCATTTCTTAATACGTTCATATACAATAAAAGTGTACGAATGGAAGGCTTCTTTAATTCAGAAATTATTGTTCCCAGTTTAAAAACCTTGAAGGATATTACAGGGCAAATTTCAATTTCTAATTATCGTATTAATGCAAATAATTATGGAAGGATTAATTTAGCATTTGAATTAAAGGATCCTTATAAGCCACTTGAAATTACGATTGAAAACAATTATAAAGAGTGTTATTTAACCGGTCAGGGCACTTTGAATCTACCTTTGGTTTCGAATTACACATTGCCTAAATTTGACTTTCATTTTGATTTTAAAACTTCAGGTTTTCCGATTTCATTTTTAGAAAATTTCATGACCAGTATAAGTAAAACAAAAGGGACTTTGCAAGGAAATATGTCGCTTGACTTTAAGGATAGAATCTTGACCAGTAATGGCGTATTAGAGGCTCAGAGAGGATCTACTAAAATTAATTATTTAAATACGGAATACACTTTTGATAAGGAAGAAGTAATTTTTAAAGAGGACGAATTTGTATTTAAAAATACAACAATCTATGATGAATTAAAAAATCCAATTGCTGTAAATGGTACCATCCGCCATGAGAATTTTAAGCGATTTTTTATGGATGTTGAATTGACCGCTAATCAGGCATTGGTATTGAATACAAAGAAGGGGGACAATATTTATTTTTATGGATATGGGATATTAGATTTTGTAAGTACCTTCAAAGGGCCGACATGGAGTATGGATATGAACATCATAGGCAAGTCAAAGAAAGGTAGTAAGTTGGTCATCCCTATGCGTTATGATCAGGATGCTGGTGATACCAAATTCGTTCGATTTAAACACAAAAATGCAAACGAATTCATTGCTACTAAAGTTAATCAATCCATTAAAGGCTTAAGCGTGAAAATGAATATCGAGATTACAGAAGAAGCAGAAATCTCTATAGTTTTTGATGAATTGACTGGTGATATTTTGCGGAGTAATGGGCGTGGCAATTTACAAATAGCTGCTCTCAGAGACAATACATTTACGATAAAAGGTAATTATGAAGTCGTCCAGGGTCAATACCTGTTTACTTTATTTAATTTTGTAAACAAACCATTTAAACTGAAACGCGGGGGAACTATTCTTTGGTCAGGAGATCCTTTAGATGCTGATATTAATTTGGAAGCGAGTTATGAAGGTCTGAATGTTAGTCCCTCTATACTGCTTCAGGAGTATTTAACTACAGATGTTCAAAGAGAAGAAGCCAGAAGAAGAACTAAGGTAGATTTAACAATGATATTGACAGGTTCCTTGTTAAAACCTGACATTAATTTTCGTTTAGGATTTCCGGAATTAACTGGAACCTTAAAAAATTTAAGCGAAAATAAAGTGCGTGAACTAGAGCAAAATCCTGATGAACTTAACCAGCAGGTGGCCGCACTCGTAGCGCTAAGAACTTTTATAGGTGCTAAAGATGTGGGAGTTGGTTCTATTGGTAAAACAACTATAAACACTATGAGTGAGTTTTTGTCCAATCAACTTTCTGTGTTTGTTTCGAGTCTACTGTCAGAAGCTTTTGAAGGTGTTGATTTTATTAGTGGTATTGATGTTAATGTACTTTATGATCAAGCTGATGCCACAAGCTTAACTCAATCCACAGGTAATGATGTTGCGGTTAATTTTCAAAGTAGATTATGGGATGATAAATTAGCCGTGACCTTAGGCGGTAATTATAATTCAGCGCCAACAACATTAAAATCAAATTATTTTAATCCGGAAACGGTAATCGAATGGAATACTCCTATTCCGGGCTTGAAATTAAGAGTTTATTATAAGGGTGTTGATTCCATTGAAGGAGTTAAACACAAAGTTGGTTCAGGTATTACTTATAGGAAGGAGTTCGATTCTTTGGGTGATTTTAAAAACGGAATTAAAAATCAACGTGACAACAGAAAAAATAAAAAATTATAA
- a CDS encoding Smr/MutS family protein: protein MTTEKIKNYKQEVGLCKLLPATILDDLDYKEVIQLAAQYAVSVDGQNMILNTEISTQYDEINYWLNRADQLRLLLKQSTIQLLGFESIIADVKLLGIENYILDIEAMLRIKSLLQNIRNIREILKAPLQHGYHILQDELLKFHDLNFILDRLYKIIDREGKIHDHASPALLSIRQQLKSKQNEIYKTFKKHVTQYRQSGYLAEGEESIRNGRLVLRVLSEYRRQIKGIIHDESESGKTVFLEPQELVELNNDIFDLESEERKEIQKILSDLCKLMHPYAEELGMDYVNLVNWDCWLAKVKFSMSIDGLKPELSQEYQMSIKDGKHPLLFLKLKELNRKLVPFSLYLNEKNRILILSGPNAGGKSVILKSLGLLQLMVQSGFLVPVAKGSVFNLFKVICADIGDHQSMDDALSTYSAKLANMRDFEAHASRDSLVLIDEFGSGTEPHMGGAIAESLLFALNKKHVFGVINTHYTNLKTFAHKHSGLVNGAMIFDEKNLSPTYQLQVGRPGSSYAFEIAEKNNLPAHIIAYAKQRVGNQTVSFEQLLAKLDQESSVLQKEIAEYNTKKIGLDKLIKSYQDMQRQLDVKKLKLRLEEKQSSIQHAALKLKELDRYSKELRKEQDEIKLRDKVEKEKAEYKKNTEEFYQLNQEIQIHEQNKKDTPIVIGDAVKLILNGMIGKVVAIDNDKLTVITEHMTFKLKLKEIIKLKSVIDIQKAQAITTNTIRTNEPFNATLDMRGMKIQEAQLSLESFIDKALLANVNAVNILHGKGSGILKETVARTLRGQNYVKKLFHPSSDQGGDGITIVELR from the coding sequence GTGACAACAGAAAAAATAAAAAATTATAAACAAGAAGTAGGGCTTTGTAAGCTTTTGCCAGCTACGATTTTGGATGATTTAGATTATAAAGAAGTCATTCAATTAGCTGCTCAATATGCAGTCTCTGTTGATGGACAAAATATGATCTTAAATACTGAGATCAGTACCCAATATGATGAAATCAATTATTGGTTGAATCGTGCCGATCAGTTAAGATTATTATTGAAGCAATCAACCATACAATTGTTGGGATTTGAATCGATTATTGCTGATGTTAAATTGCTTGGGATAGAGAATTATATTCTTGACATAGAGGCTATGTTGCGAATTAAAAGTTTATTGCAAAATATTAGAAATATTCGTGAGATATTGAAGGCTCCATTACAACATGGATATCATATTTTGCAAGATGAGTTGCTTAAATTTCACGATCTGAATTTTATTTTGGATAGGTTGTATAAAATTATTGACCGTGAAGGAAAAATTCATGATCATGCTTCCCCAGCATTGTTGTCTATTAGGCAGCAATTAAAAAGTAAGCAAAATGAAATTTATAAAACCTTCAAAAAACATGTAACCCAATACAGACAATCTGGATATTTGGCAGAAGGAGAGGAAAGTATTAGAAATGGACGACTTGTATTGCGTGTGTTATCAGAATATAGAAGACAGATTAAGGGGATTATACATGATGAATCTGAATCCGGCAAAACAGTATTTTTGGAACCTCAGGAGTTGGTTGAATTAAATAATGACATCTTTGATTTAGAGTCCGAAGAACGTAAAGAAATCCAAAAAATTCTTTCCGACCTTTGTAAATTAATGCATCCCTATGCGGAAGAATTGGGTATGGATTATGTTAATTTAGTGAACTGGGATTGCTGGTTGGCTAAGGTGAAATTTTCAATGTCAATTGATGGATTAAAGCCAGAATTATCACAAGAATATCAGATGTCCATAAAAGATGGAAAACATCCATTGTTGTTTTTGAAATTGAAAGAATTAAATAGAAAGTTAGTACCCTTTTCATTGTATCTCAATGAAAAAAATAGAATACTCATACTTTCCGGACCTAATGCAGGAGGAAAGTCTGTAATTTTGAAGTCTCTTGGATTGTTGCAATTAATGGTTCAATCTGGATTTTTAGTTCCGGTCGCCAAAGGTTCAGTGTTTAATTTATTTAAAGTAATATGTGCTGATATAGGCGATCATCAATCCATGGATGATGCTTTAAGTACCTATAGTGCTAAGCTTGCCAATATGAGGGATTTTGAAGCGCATGCTTCAAGGGATTCACTTGTTTTAATTGATGAATTCGGTAGTGGAACGGAACCACATATGGGCGGTGCCATCGCAGAATCTTTATTATTTGCACTCAATAAGAAACATGTTTTTGGAGTTATTAATACGCATTATACCAACCTAAAAACCTTTGCACACAAACATAGTGGATTGGTCAATGGTGCCATGATTTTTGATGAAAAAAATCTAAGTCCAACCTACCAACTGCAAGTAGGTAGGCCAGGAAGTTCATATGCTTTTGAAATTGCTGAAAAAAATAATTTACCTGCTCATATTATAGCCTATGCTAAACAAAGAGTGGGAAATCAAACCGTAAGCTTCGAACAATTGTTGGCCAAACTAGATCAGGAATCCAGTGTGTTACAAAAAGAAATTGCAGAATACAATACTAAAAAAATAGGTCTTGATAAATTGATCAAATCCTATCAGGATATGCAACGACAACTGGATGTAAAAAAACTTAAATTACGTCTGGAGGAAAAACAATCTTCAATTCAGCACGCTGCTTTGAAGTTGAAGGAATTGGATCGATATTCTAAAGAACTCAGGAAGGAACAAGACGAAATAAAATTGCGTGATAAAGTAGAGAAAGAAAAGGCGGAGTACAAAAAGAATACTGAAGAGTTTTATCAATTGAATCAAGAAATTCAAATTCACGAACAGAATAAAAAAGACACGCCTATAGTAATTGGTGATGCGGTAAAGTTAATTCTAAATGGAATGATTGGAAAAGTTGTTGCTATTGATAACGACAAACTAACAGTAATAACTGAACACATGACTTTTAAGCTGAAACTTAAAGAAATTATTAAACTCAAATCAGTCATTGATATTCAAAAAGCACAGGCTATAACAACCAATACAATTCGTACTAATGAGCCTTTTAATGCAACGTTGGATATGCGCGGTATGAAAATTCAAGAAGCGCAATTGTCATTGGAATCCTTTATTGATAAGGCCTTGTTGGCTAATGTAAATGCAGTAAATATCCTTCATGGAAAGGGGAGTGGAATACTTAAAGAAACAGTGGCAAGGACATTGCGCGGCCAAAATTATGTGAAAAAATTATTTCACCCTTCAAGTGATCAGGGTGGTGATGGGATTACGATTGTGGAACTTCGCTAA
- the tsaD gene encoding tRNA (adenosine(37)-N6)-threonylcarbamoyltransferase complex transferase subunit TsaD has product MADILLGIESSCDDTSMSVIKDGMILSNVTFSQSIHAKYGGVVPEWASRMHMEAMIPLTKETLQKSGCQLQDLKGIAVTKGPGLIGSLIVGISFAKSLALSLNIPLIEVNHLEAHVLSLLIEEPKPTFPFLCLTVSGGHTQLVYVSGYNQMELIGQSLDDAAGEAFDKTGKLLGLSYPSGPVIDRLAKSGNPVFTFPISKMKDFNYSFSGLKTSVLYFLQKQLKEDPSFIEKNLNDLCASIQHTIIEILAFKLIAAANHYKTKNIGVAGGVSANSGLRNKLKELALKYHWNTFVPSLQYCTDNAAMIALAGYYKFLDKKFAADDFGPLARFPISEVPQS; this is encoded by the coding sequence ATGGCAGATATTTTACTAGGGATCGAATCTTCATGTGATGACACTTCAATGTCTGTAATCAAAGACGGAATGATCCTTTCAAATGTGACTTTTAGTCAATCCATCCATGCCAAATATGGCGGAGTGGTGCCAGAATGGGCCTCCAGAATGCATATGGAAGCTATGATCCCATTGACTAAGGAAACTTTACAAAAATCAGGATGCCAGCTCCAAGATCTCAAAGGTATTGCTGTAACAAAAGGCCCGGGTCTGATTGGTTCTCTTATTGTAGGTATTAGTTTTGCTAAAAGTTTGGCTTTAAGTTTGAATATACCGCTGATTGAAGTCAATCATCTTGAAGCACATGTGCTCTCGTTATTAATTGAAGAGCCAAAACCTACCTTTCCATTTCTTTGCCTAACCGTCTCTGGGGGCCATACCCAATTGGTTTATGTATCAGGTTATAACCAGATGGAATTAATTGGTCAATCCTTGGATGATGCAGCCGGAGAAGCTTTTGATAAAACGGGTAAATTATTGGGTTTATCCTACCCTTCAGGTCCGGTTATAGATCGTCTGGCAAAATCCGGCAATCCAGTTTTTACCTTCCCGATTTCAAAAATGAAAGATTTCAATTATAGTTTTTCAGGTTTAAAAACTTCGGTTCTTTATTTTTTACAAAAACAATTGAAAGAAGACCCATCATTTATTGAAAAAAATCTTAACGATTTATGTGCTTCCATTCAGCATACGATTATTGAAATTTTAGCCTTTAAACTGATCGCAGCTGCAAATCATTACAAGACAAAAAACATTGGTGTTGCAGGTGGTGTATCTGCTAATTCCGGCCTAAGAAATAAATTAAAAGAATTAGCATTAAAATATCATTGGAATACCTTTGTTCCATCGCTACAATATTGTACAGATAATGCAGCTATGATAGCACTTGCAGGTTACTACAAATTTTTAGATAAGAAATTCGCAGCTGATGACTTTGGACCATTAGCCCGATTTCCAATTAGCGAAGTTCCACAATCGTAA
- a CDS encoding DUF3822 family protein, which produces MLGLINQREVHLLNQDGHVKIEPLDSVQNMDLIKSSKYLSISRKFVLFPKNHTNDRIEQYFPVYPNEQVIHDFKDQSNYQVSYIINKAFINFFRQGHHAASFINELTSHVICNDQTCTFILLLHNHAIVMTKRLNDYLFYNIFEFDQAEELLYYITQLYLHLNIDREVGRIVFMGEIDTESKIYDLFSVYFRHLEMDKSLIFKSLIES; this is translated from the coding sequence ATGTTAGGACTTATAAATCAAAGGGAAGTACATTTATTAAATCAGGATGGTCATGTGAAGATTGAACCCTTAGATTCAGTTCAAAATATGGATTTGATAAAGTCCTCAAAGTACCTTTCCATCTCAAGGAAGTTTGTTTTATTTCCTAAAAACCATACTAACGATCGTATAGAGCAATATTTTCCGGTTTACCCCAATGAGCAGGTTATTCATGATTTTAAAGATCAATCTAACTATCAAGTTTCCTATATTATAAACAAAGCATTTATTAATTTTTTTAGACAAGGCCACCATGCTGCATCATTTATAAATGAATTGACCTCACATGTCATTTGTAATGATCAAACATGTACGTTTATTTTATTATTGCACAATCATGCTATAGTAATGACAAAACGTCTGAATGATTATTTGTTTTACAATATTTTTGAATTTGATCAAGCTGAAGAACTACTCTATTACATAACTCAATTGTATTTACATTTAAATATAGATAGAGAGGTGGGACGTATCGTGTTCATGGGTGAAATTGATACAGAATCAAAAATATACGATTTATTTTCAGTTTACTTTAGACATTTGGAAATGGATAAAAGTCTAATTTTTAAATCCTTAATTGAGTCTTAA
- a CDS encoding RsmD family RNA methyltransferase: MRISGGTLRGRTFYPPANNWPTRPTTDMSRTALFNILQNKLDFESVRMLDLFGGTGAHSYEFISRGCTDVTYVDKFKPATLFVHQKAIEFGISTSLKIVHSDYLMFVKTCHRKFDYIFAGPPYGLVQLDGIPDVVFESNILDDDGLFVLEHDPSHDFKNHGNLLDVRNYGQTHFSFFKKKQN; encoded by the coding sequence ATGAGAATATCTGGTGGAACATTACGAGGAAGAACTTTTTATCCTCCTGCAAACAATTGGCCTACAAGGCCTACAACAGATATGTCTCGTACCGCTTTATTCAATATTTTACAAAATAAATTGGATTTTGAATCCGTGCGAATGCTGGACTTATTCGGTGGAACTGGTGCTCATTCCTATGAATTTATTTCTAGAGGTTGCACCGATGTAACCTATGTAGATAAATTTAAACCTGCGACATTATTTGTACACCAAAAAGCTATTGAATTTGGAATATCAACTTCACTCAAAATTGTTCATTCAGATTATTTGATGTTCGTCAAAACTTGTCACCGGAAATTTGATTATATTTTTGCTGGTCCGCCATATGGTTTAGTTCAGTTAGACGGGATACCAGATGTGGTGTTTGAATCGAATATTCTGGATGATGATGGCTTATTCGTTTTAGAACATGATCCCAGTCACGATTTTAAAAATCATGGTAACTTATTAGATGTACGTAATTACGGTCAGACTCATTTTTCTTTTTTTAAAAAGAAACAAAATTAA
- a CDS encoding nucleoside triphosphate pyrophosphohydrolase family protein, producing the protein MKIKFEEPEALSDVAQFHQLFDMPILDTPGIPDIERCKLRIALLSEELEELKEAIENNDIVEAADAFCDLQYVLSGAILEFGLAHKFKQLFDEVQRSNMSKACATMEIAETTQKKYFDEKQMNSEIRIKEDQFLVYRKEDGKVLKSVTYSPADLRSIL; encoded by the coding sequence ATGAAAATTAAATTTGAAGAACCTGAAGCATTAAGTGATGTGGCTCAATTTCACCAATTATTTGATATGCCCATTTTGGATACACCTGGTATTCCGGATATAGAGCGATGTAAATTGAGAATTGCCTTACTTTCAGAAGAATTAGAGGAATTGAAGGAAGCTATTGAGAATAATGATATTGTTGAAGCAGCAGATGCTTTTTGTGATTTACAGTATGTATTATCCGGGGCCATTCTTGAATTTGGTTTAGCGCATAAATTTAAACAATTATTTGATGAAGTACAACGATCAAATATGAGTAAAGCATGTGCAACAATGGAGATTGCCGAAACCACACAGAAAAAATATTTTGATGAAAAGCAAATGAATTCTGAAATTAGGATAAAGGAAGATCAATTTTTAGTTTACCGAAAGGAAGACGGAAAGGTGCTCAAATCTGTAACCTATAGTCCTGCTGATTTGAGAAGTATACTATAG